A genomic region of Aureimonas populi contains the following coding sequences:
- the rpsP gene encoding 30S ribosomal protein S16: MSLKIRLARAGSKKRPYYHVVIADARAPRDGRFIETVGSWNPMLPKDAERVTLKEERIKHWLGEGAQPTDRVLRFLDKAGIANRPERQNPTKGLPGKKAQEREAERKQREEDAREAAAKAAGEAEAAAE, from the coding sequence ATGTCGCTGAAGATTCGCCTTGCGCGCGCAGGTTCCAAGAAGCGCCCCTACTACCATGTCGTCATCGCCGACGCCCGCGCGCCGCGCGACGGCCGCTTCATCGAGACCGTGGGCTCGTGGAACCCGATGCTGCCCAAGGACGCCGAGCGCGTGACGCTGAAGGAGGAGCGCATCAAGCACTGGCTCGGCGAGGGCGCCCAGCCCACCGATCGCGTGCTGCGTTTCCTGGACAAGGCGGGCATCGCCAACCGCCCCGAGCGCCAGAACCCGACCAAGGGCCTGCCGGGCAAGAAGGCCCAGGAGCGCGAGGCCGAGCGCAAGCAGCGTGAGGAAGATGCCCGCGAAGCCGCCGCCAAAGCGGCGGGCGAGGCGGAAGCCGCGGCCGAGTAA
- a CDS encoding chorismate mutase translates to MDRQDDDARAMLSEIRCSIDNIDAALVHMLAERFRRTQAVGRLKAEHGLPPSDPAREQQQIARLRRLAEDADLDPDFAEKFLNFIVREVIRHHEAIASEKNSQSL, encoded by the coding sequence ATGGACAGACAGGACGACGACGCCCGCGCCATGCTGAGCGAGATTCGCTGCTCGATCGACAATATCGACGCCGCGCTCGTTCACATGCTGGCCGAGCGGTTCCGGCGCACGCAGGCGGTCGGCCGCCTGAAGGCAGAGCATGGCCTGCCGCCATCCGATCCGGCGCGCGAGCAGCAGCAGATCGCCCGGCTGCGGCGGCTTGCCGAAGATGCCGATCTCGATCCCGACTTCGCGGAGAAGTTCCTCAACTTCATCGTCCGCGAGGTTATCCGCCATCACGAGGCGATCGCCTCGGAGAAGAACAGCCAATCCCTTTGA
- the ffh gene encoding signal recognition particle protein, protein MFSSLQDRLGSILNGLTGRGALSEADVSAALREVRRALLEADVALEVVRSFTDRVKEKAVGAEILKSIKPGQMVVKIVHDELVATLGTEGVSIDLNAPAPVTVMMVGLQGSGKTTTTGKIAKRFTERQKKRVLMASLDTRRPAAQEQLRVLGEQTGVATLPIIPGQGPVEIAVRASQAARLGGYDILILDTAGRTHIDEPLMAEMAEIKARSTPHEILLVADSLTGQDAVNLARSFDGRVGITGIVLTRVDGDGRGGAALSMRAVTGKPIKLLGTGEKMDALEEFHPSRVADRILGMGDIVSLVERAAENIDAERAAAMAKKMQSGKFDLNDLADQIGQMQKMGGLGGLMGMMPGVAKMKDQIAGAGLDDRLLKRQLAIISSMTAYERANPDALKHSRKKRIAAGSGTSSADINKLLKMHRQMADMMKAVGKGKGPGIMGKLMGGLGAKMGLPGGGMPAGMPDLSKMDPRQIEEMAKAMQGGGLGGLGGGLPKGLPPGFGSGGLPGLPGGLPGLPRKK, encoded by the coding sequence ATGTTCTCTTCCCTTCAGGACCGCCTCGGGTCCATCCTGAACGGCCTTACCGGCCGCGGCGCATTGTCGGAGGCCGATGTCTCCGCCGCGCTGCGCGAGGTGCGCCGGGCACTGCTGGAGGCGGACGTCGCGCTGGAGGTGGTGCGCTCCTTCACCGACCGGGTGAAGGAGAAGGCGGTCGGCGCCGAGATTCTGAAGTCGATCAAGCCCGGCCAGATGGTCGTCAAGATCGTCCATGACGAGCTGGTCGCCACGCTCGGCACGGAAGGCGTCTCCATCGACCTCAACGCCCCGGCGCCGGTCACGGTCATGATGGTCGGCCTTCAGGGCTCGGGCAAGACGACCACCACGGGCAAGATCGCCAAACGCTTCACGGAGCGGCAGAAGAAGCGTGTGCTGATGGCCTCGCTCGACACGCGCCGCCCGGCCGCGCAGGAGCAGCTCCGGGTGCTGGGCGAGCAGACCGGCGTCGCCACGCTGCCGATCATCCCGGGACAAGGCCCGGTCGAGATCGCCGTGCGCGCCAGCCAGGCCGCGCGCCTGGGCGGCTACGACATCCTCATTCTCGACACGGCCGGCCGCACCCATATCGACGAGCCGCTGATGGCCGAGATGGCCGAGATCAAGGCGCGCTCGACCCCGCACGAGATCCTGCTGGTCGCCGACAGCCTGACGGGCCAGGACGCGGTGAACCTGGCGCGCTCCTTCGACGGGCGCGTGGGCATTACCGGCATCGTCCTCACGCGCGTGGACGGCGACGGGCGCGGGGGCGCCGCGCTCTCCATGCGCGCCGTCACAGGCAAGCCGATCAAGCTTCTCGGCACCGGCGAGAAGATGGATGCGCTGGAGGAGTTCCACCCCTCGCGCGTCGCCGACCGCATCCTGGGCATGGGCGACATCGTCTCCCTCGTGGAGCGCGCCGCCGAGAATATCGACGCCGAGCGCGCGGCGGCGATGGCGAAGAAGATGCAGTCGGGGAAGTTCGATTTGAACGACCTCGCCGACCAGATCGGCCAGATGCAGAAGATGGGCGGCCTCGGCGGCCTGATGGGCATGATGCCCGGCGTGGCGAAGATGAAGGACCAGATCGCGGGGGCCGGCCTCGACGACAGGCTCCTCAAGCGCCAGCTTGCCATCATCTCCTCGATGACCGCCTACGAGCGCGCCAACCCGGATGCGCTCAAGCATTCGCGCAAGAAGCGCATCGCGGCCGGCTCTGGCACGTCCTCGGCCGATATCAACAAGCTTCTGAAGATGCACCGGCAGATGGCCGACATGATGAAGGCCGTGGGCAAGGGCAAGGGCCCCGGCATCATGGGCAAGCTCATGGGCGGCCTCGGCGCCAAGATGGGGCTGCCGGGCGGGGGAATGCCCGCCGGTATGCCGGACCTGTCGAAGATGGACCCCAGGCAGATCGAGGAGATGGCCAAGGCCATGCAGGGCGGCGGCCTGGGAGGGCTGGGCGGCGGCCTGCCGAAAGGACTCCCGCCCGGCTTCGGTAGCGGCGGCCTGCCGGGGCTTCCCGGCGGCCTTCCCGGACTGCCCAGGAAGAAGTGA
- a CDS encoding endonuclease/exonuclease/phosphatase family protein: MLLTTSVATLTFLAAAATILSFLKIPHGFVRVFSFPRIQILLVALGLLVVTFVWIEDGVLDAILVVTLVSVIVAQGFSIAQFTPLRGKESIQYEGDPDGPNTVSILSFNVKESNEKFALAIETTRRSDPDLALFMETDRKWADALEPLRERYPHVVSHPLENSYGMILFSRLELVEARVDYLVMDEVPSIVATVALRDGQRFRLYCIHPEPPVPHVDSLGRDAELVVVAGLVENDTLPALVTGDLNDVAWSNTTRLFQRLSRLLDPRVGRGFYNTFDARFFFLRWPLDHLFHDARFHLVEMKRMPASGSDHFPMYFKLALTGRSDEAEMPDEADENDREEAREIRREGRKLERDPVGTDWEG; encoded by the coding sequence ATGCTGCTGACGACGAGCGTCGCGACACTGACCTTCCTGGCCGCCGCGGCCACGATTCTCTCCTTCCTCAAGATTCCCCACGGCTTCGTGCGGGTTTTCTCCTTCCCCCGCATCCAGATACTCCTCGTCGCGCTCGGTCTCCTGGTCGTCACCTTCGTCTGGATCGAGGACGGCGTGCTGGACGCGATCCTCGTCGTTACCCTCGTCAGCGTCATCGTCGCTCAGGGCTTCTCGATCGCCCAGTTCACGCCCCTTCGAGGCAAGGAATCCATCCAGTACGAGGGAGACCCGGATGGGCCGAACACGGTCTCGATCCTCTCCTTCAACGTCAAGGAATCGAACGAGAAGTTCGCGCTCGCCATAGAGACCACGAGGCGCAGCGACCCGGACCTCGCGCTCTTCATGGAGACCGACCGGAAATGGGCGGACGCGCTGGAGCCGCTGCGGGAGCGCTACCCGCACGTCGTCTCCCATCCGCTGGAGAATTCCTACGGGATGATCCTCTTCTCGCGGCTGGAGCTGGTTGAGGCGCGGGTGGACTATCTGGTGATGGACGAGGTTCCCTCCATCGTCGCCACCGTGGCGCTCAGGGACGGGCAGCGCTTCCGCCTCTACTGCATCCACCCCGAGCCGCCCGTGCCGCATGTCGATTCGCTCGGCCGCGACGCGGAACTCGTGGTGGTGGCCGGGCTGGTGGAGAACGACACGCTTCCCGCGCTGGTGACGGGCGATCTCAACGACGTGGCATGGTCCAACACCACGCGCCTGTTCCAGCGGCTCTCGCGCCTTCTCGACCCGCGCGTGGGGCGCGGCTTCTACAACACGTTCGACGCGCGCTTCTTCTTCCTGCGCTGGCCGCTCGACCATCTCTTCCACGACGCGCGCTTCCACCTCGTGGAGATGAAGCGGATGCCGGCCTCCGGCTCGGACCATTTCCCGATGTACTTCAAGCTGGCGCTGACCGGTCGCTCGGACGAGGCGGAGATGCCCGACGAGGCCGACGAAAACGACCGCGAGGAGGCTCGCGAGATCCGGCGGGAGGGCCGCAAGCTCGAACGGGACCCCGTGGGCACGGATTGGGAAGGCTGA
- the dapF gene encoding diaminopimelate epimerase, which yields MNATVPFARMNGLGNEILVADMRGRDDRITPEAARALAARLETHFDQIMAIHDAVTDGTDAYIRIVNADGTEAQACGNGTRCVVQALGAQTGQREFLFQTRAGILEAREHEDGSISVDMGRPRFGWRDIPLSEEFADTRAIELQIGPIDAPVLHSPSVASMGNPHAVFWVSEDVWSYALDRFGPVLENHPLFPERCNISLAQVTGRGAMTIRTWERGVGLTRACGSAACAAAVCGARTGRTDRRVTVTVPGGDLLIEWREDDHVLMTGPAQWEWSGTLDPATGDHVRDRQEGAA from the coding sequence ATGAACGCGACTGTGCCCTTTGCGAGGATGAACGGCCTCGGCAACGAGATTCTCGTGGCCGACATGCGCGGGCGTGACGACAGGATCACGCCCGAGGCCGCCCGCGCGCTCGCCGCCCGCCTCGAGACGCATTTCGACCAGATCATGGCCATCCACGATGCCGTGACGGACGGAACCGACGCTTATATCCGCATCGTCAATGCCGACGGGACGGAGGCGCAGGCCTGCGGCAACGGCACACGCTGCGTGGTGCAGGCGCTCGGCGCGCAGACGGGCCAGCGCGAATTCCTGTTCCAGACCCGCGCCGGCATCCTCGAGGCGCGCGAGCACGAGGATGGGTCGATCTCCGTCGACATGGGGCGCCCTCGCTTCGGCTGGCGCGACATTCCCCTGTCCGAGGAATTCGCCGATACGCGCGCCATCGAACTCCAGATCGGCCCCATAGACGCGCCGGTGCTGCATTCCCCCTCCGTCGCCTCCATGGGCAACCCGCATGCGGTGTTCTGGGTGAGCGAGGACGTGTGGAGCTACGCGCTGGACCGTTTCGGCCCGGTGCTGGAGAACCACCCGCTCTTTCCCGAGCGCTGCAATATCTCCCTCGCGCAGGTCACGGGCCGGGGCGCGATGACCATCCGCACCTGGGAGCGCGGCGTCGGGCTGACGCGCGCCTGCGGCTCGGCCGCCTGCGCGGCCGCCGTCTGCGGCGCGCGCACCGGGCGCACGGACAGGCGCGTCACCGTCACCGTGCCGGGCGGCGACCTCCTCATCGAATGGCGCGAGGACGACCACGTGCTGATGACCGGGCCGGCGCAGTGGGAGTGGTCGGGAACGCTGGACCCCGCGACCGGCGACCATGTGCGCGACCGGCAGGAGGGCGCGGCGTGA
- the mtaB gene encoding tRNA (N(6)-L-threonylcarbamoyladenosine(37)-C(2))-methylthiotransferase MtaB, which yields MKREAGAAGLGEDGRKAILINSCAVTGEAVRQARQAVRRARRENPDARIVVTGCAAQTDGASFAAMAEVDAVLGNEDKLKAASYRALPDFGVSAQEKILVNDIMSVTETAGHMVDAIEGRARAIVQVQNGCDHRCTFCIIPFGRGNSRSVPMGAAVDQIKRLVANGYREVVLSGVDMTSWGADLPGRPKLGILVQSILRHVPDLERLRLSSIDSVEADEALIEAIGSERRLMPHLHLSLQAGDDMVLKRMKRRHLRDDSIRFCQDMRQARPDIVYGADLIAGFPTETEAMFANTLKLVEECGLTHLHVFPFSPRQGTPAARMPQVDRAVAKERAARLRAAGARAVERHLQSRLGTRQRVLVEREGLGRAEDFTLVSLAHGLPGEVADTIIIGTERERLVGVPPQAVAA from the coding sequence ATGAAGCGCGAGGCCGGCGCGGCGGGGCTGGGGGAGGACGGACGCAAGGCCATCCTCATCAATAGCTGCGCGGTGACGGGCGAGGCCGTGCGCCAGGCGCGCCAGGCCGTGCGCCGCGCGCGGCGCGAGAACCCGGACGCGCGCATCGTCGTCACCGGCTGCGCCGCGCAGACGGACGGGGCCAGCTTCGCCGCCATGGCCGAGGTGGACGCGGTTCTGGGTAACGAGGACAAGCTGAAGGCCGCCAGCTACCGCGCCCTGCCCGATTTCGGCGTGTCGGCGCAGGAGAAGATCCTCGTCAACGACATCATGAGCGTGACCGAGACGGCCGGGCACATGGTGGACGCCATCGAGGGCCGCGCCCGCGCCATCGTGCAGGTGCAGAACGGCTGCGACCACCGCTGCACCTTCTGCATCATCCCCTTCGGACGCGGCAATTCGCGCTCCGTGCCGATGGGCGCGGCGGTGGACCAGATCAAGCGCCTTGTCGCCAACGGCTATCGCGAGGTGGTGCTGTCGGGGGTCGACATGACGAGCTGGGGCGCGGACCTGCCCGGCAGGCCGAAGCTCGGCATCCTCGTGCAGTCCATCCTGCGCCACGTGCCCGATCTGGAGCGGCTGCGCCTGTCCTCCATCGATTCGGTGGAGGCCGACGAGGCCCTGATCGAGGCCATCGGCTCGGAAAGGCGGCTGATGCCCCATCTCCACCTTTCGCTCCAGGCGGGCGACGACATGGTGCTCAAGCGCATGAAGCGCCGGCACCTGCGCGATGATTCGATCCGCTTCTGCCAGGACATGCGACAGGCCCGGCCAGACATCGTCTACGGTGCGGACCTCATCGCCGGCTTCCCCACCGAGACGGAAGCCATGTTCGCCAACACGCTGAAGCTGGTGGAGGAATGCGGCCTGACGCATCTCCACGTCTTCCCCTTCTCCCCGCGCCAGGGCACGCCCGCCGCGCGGATGCCGCAGGTGGACCGGGCCGTCGCCAAGGAGCGGGCGGCCCGCTTGCGCGCGGCCGGGGCCAGGGCGGTGGAGCGGCACCTGCAATCGCGCCTCGGCACGCGCCAGCGCGTGCTGGTGGAGCGAGAGGGCCTGGGCCGCGCGGAGGACTTCACACTGGTTTCGCTGGCCCATGGCCTCCCCGGCGAGGTCGCGGACACTATCATCATCGGGACGGAGCGCGAACGCCTGGTCGGCGTCCCGCCGCAAGCCGTCGCCGCCTGA
- the ftsY gene encoding signal recognition particle-docking protein FtsY — protein sequence MEAPLLPAEEAPAPVSEDFSWLDEPAAPVKEPEADFSWLEEPAEEAGPAATQDAEDALIENDGGALPPSQPVVLEPEPEPSARESDEFAWLDAPLEPEPEEAGAADPLADAPDRLDMGQTPLEGVPGLAPVPAPPAADSEGWRVRTAPEAIATPAAVTQTTWFQRLREGLSRSSGQLSGQITSLFTKRRLDEDTLQDFEDVLIQADLGVETATRITSRLSEGRFGREISGDEVRSILSDEVEKTLSPVAIPLELDLSVKPHVILVVGVNGTGKTTTIGKLAAKLHRGGLKVTLAAGDTFRAAAVEQLKIWGERTNSPVVAKAIGADAAGLAFEAYDEAVANGSDVLIIDTAGRLQNKAELMAELEKIVRVLKKRVPDAPHTVLQTLDATTGQNALQQVEIFRNVAGVNGLVMTKLDGTARGGILVAIAARHKLPVFFIGVGEGIDDLEPFRARDFADAIAGRAA from the coding sequence CTGGAAGCGCCGCTTTTGCCCGCCGAAGAGGCCCCGGCCCCCGTTTCAGAGGACTTCTCCTGGCTGGACGAGCCCGCGGCACCGGTGAAGGAGCCGGAGGCCGACTTTTCGTGGCTGGAGGAGCCGGCCGAGGAAGCCGGGCCGGCGGCGACGCAGGACGCCGAGGACGCGCTGATCGAGAATGACGGCGGCGCACTGCCGCCCTCCCAGCCCGTGGTGCTGGAGCCCGAGCCCGAACCCTCTGCGCGGGAGAGCGACGAATTCGCCTGGCTCGACGCTCCCCTCGAGCCGGAGCCCGAGGAGGCGGGCGCCGCCGATCCGCTCGCCGACGCGCCCGACCGGCTCGACATGGGCCAGACGCCGCTGGAAGGCGTGCCGGGACTTGCGCCCGTGCCCGCCCCGCCGGCGGCCGATAGCGAAGGCTGGCGCGTGCGCACCGCGCCCGAGGCCATCGCCACGCCCGCGGCGGTGACGCAGACCACATGGTTCCAGCGCCTTCGCGAGGGTCTGTCGCGCTCGTCCGGCCAATTGTCCGGCCAGATCACCTCGCTCTTCACCAAGCGACGCCTCGACGAGGACACGTTGCAGGATTTCGAGGACGTTCTGATCCAGGCCGATCTCGGCGTGGAGACGGCGACCCGCATCACCTCCCGCCTCTCCGAGGGCCGCTTCGGGCGCGAGATTTCCGGCGACGAAGTCCGCTCGATCCTGTCCGACGAGGTCGAGAAGACGCTCTCGCCCGTTGCCATCCCGCTGGAGCTGGACCTTTCGGTCAAGCCGCATGTGATCCTCGTCGTCGGCGTCAACGGCACCGGCAAGACCACGACCATCGGCAAGCTGGCCGCCAAGCTGCATCGCGGCGGGCTGAAGGTGACGCTCGCCGCCGGCGACACCTTCCGCGCCGCCGCCGTGGAGCAGCTCAAGATATGGGGCGAGCGCACGAACTCGCCCGTGGTCGCCAAGGCCATCGGCGCGGACGCGGCGGGCCTTGCCTTCGAGGCCTATGACGAGGCGGTGGCCAACGGCTCGGACGTGCTCATCATCGACACGGCCGGCCGCCTCCAGAACAAGGCGGAGCTGATGGCCGAGCTGGAGAAGATCGTGCGCGTGCTCAAGAAGCGCGTCCCCGACGCCCCCCACACCGTGCTCCAGACGCTGGACGCCACCACCGGCCAGAACGCCCTGCAACAGGTGGAGATCTTCCGCAACGTGGCGGGGGTGAACGGCCTCGTGATGACCAAGCTCGACGGCACGGCGCGCGGCGGCATCCTCGTCGCCATCGCGGCGCGGCACAAGCTGCCGGTGTTCTTCATCGGGGTCGGCGAAGGCATCGACGACTTGGAGCCCTTCCGCGCGAGGGATTTCGCCGACGCCATCGCCGGCCGCGCCGCGTGA
- a CDS encoding alpha-hydroxy acid oxidase yields the protein MARPVTTIEDLRIKAKRRVPKMFYDYADSGSWTETTYRANETDFAAIRLRQRVAVDMRNRSLASTMAGQPVSMPVALAPTGLTGMQHADGEILAAKAAEKAGIPFTLSTMSICSIEDVAEHTTRPFWFQLYVMKDRAFARALMDRAKAAGCSALVLTLDLQVLGQRHKDIVNGLTTPPKPTLANILNLATKPHWCLGMLGTNRRTFRNIAGHAEGVSDMSSLSAWTAEQFDPALSWDDVKEIKDYWGGTLILKGILDAEDARNAAASGADAIIVSNHGGRQLDGALSSIAALPAIVEAVGERIEVLMDGGVRTGQDVLKAVALGAKGVFIGRAFLYGLGAGGQAGVEKAIEIIAKELDVTMALCGHRDIGNVGKEILVPGTYPTAEPAPFLRGAAAPGTA from the coding sequence ATGGCGCGGCCGGTGACGACCATCGAGGACCTTCGGATCAAGGCGAAACGCCGCGTGCCGAAAATGTTCTACGACTACGCCGATTCCGGCTCGTGGACGGAAACGACCTATCGCGCCAACGAAACCGACTTCGCCGCCATCCGCCTGCGCCAGCGCGTGGCGGTGGACATGCGCAACCGCTCGCTCGCCTCCACCATGGCCGGGCAGCCGGTCTCCATGCCCGTCGCGCTCGCGCCCACGGGACTGACGGGGATGCAGCACGCGGACGGCGAAATCCTGGCGGCGAAGGCCGCCGAGAAGGCGGGCATCCCCTTCACGCTTTCCACCATGAGCATCTGCTCCATCGAGGATGTAGCCGAGCACACGACCAGGCCCTTCTGGTTCCAGCTCTACGTGATGAAGGACCGCGCCTTCGCGCGCGCGCTGATGGACCGGGCGAAGGCGGCGGGATGCTCGGCGCTGGTGCTGACCCTCGACCTCCAGGTCCTCGGCCAGCGGCACAAGGACATCGTGAACGGGCTGACGACGCCGCCCAAGCCGACGCTCGCCAACATTCTGAACCTCGCCACCAAGCCGCATTGGTGCCTGGGGATGCTGGGCACGAACCGGCGCACCTTCCGCAACATCGCCGGCCACGCCGAGGGCGTTTCGGACATGAGCTCGCTCTCTGCCTGGACGGCCGAGCAGTTCGACCCCGCCCTGTCGTGGGACGATGTGAAGGAAATCAAGGATTACTGGGGCGGCACGCTGATCCTCAAGGGCATTCTGGACGCCGAGGACGCGCGGAACGCGGCCGCCAGCGGCGCGGACGCCATCATCGTCTCCAACCATGGCGGGCGCCAGCTCGACGGAGCGCTCTCCTCCATCGCCGCCCTGCCCGCTATCGTGGAGGCGGTGGGCGAAAGGATCGAGGTGCTGATGGACGGCGGCGTGCGCACCGGGCAGGACGTGCTGAAGGCCGTGGCGCTGGGAGCGAAGGGCGTGTTCATCGGCCGCGCCTTCCTCTATGGCCTGGGAGCGGGCGGTCAGGCCGGCGTCGAGAAGGCCATCGAGATCATCGCCAAGGAGCTCGACGTGACCATGGCGCTGTGCGGGCATCGCGACATCGGCAATGTCGGCAAGGAGATCCTCGTGCCCGGCACGTACCCCACCGCCGAGCCGGCGCCCTTCCTGCGCGGCGCGGCGGCGCCCGGCACCGCCTGA
- a CDS encoding septation protein A: MSERIVEQGPNAPGKPQINPLLKFALELGPLVVFFFANNRAEWVVEAFPALGALGGPLFVATGLFMVATLAALAVSYALTKTLPMMPIVSGVFVLVFGALTLWLQDELFIKMKPTIVNGIFAAILLGGLLFGKALLGYVFDQAFKLDQEGWRKLTLRWGLFFIFLAILNEAVWRFTSTDFWVAFKVWGTMPLTIGFMLMQMPLLKRHSLEPLFEERR; the protein is encoded by the coding sequence ATGAGCGAGCGCATCGTCGAACAGGGCCCGAACGCCCCGGGCAAGCCGCAGATCAACCCGCTCCTGAAGTTCGCGCTGGAGCTGGGGCCGCTCGTGGTCTTCTTCTTCGCCAACAATCGCGCCGAGTGGGTGGTGGAGGCGTTTCCGGCGCTCGGCGCGCTTGGCGGGCCGCTCTTCGTGGCGACGGGCCTCTTCATGGTCGCCACCCTCGCCGCGCTCGCCGTATCCTATGCGCTGACGAAGACGCTGCCGATGATGCCCATCGTCTCGGGGGTCTTCGTTCTCGTGTTCGGCGCGCTGACGCTCTGGCTCCAGGACGAGCTTTTCATCAAGATGAAGCCGACCATCGTCAACGGCATCTTCGCCGCCATCCTCCTCGGCGGCCTCCTCTTCGGCAAGGCGCTGCTGGGCTATGTCTTCGACCAGGCCTTCAAGCTCGACCAGGAGGGTTGGCGCAAGCTCACGCTGCGCTGGGGGCTGTTCTTCATCTTCCTCGCGATCCTGAACGAAGCCGTATGGCGCTTCACCTCCACAGACTTCTGGGTGGCCTTCAAGGTCTGGGGCACCATGCCGCTCACCATCGGCTTCATGCTCATGCAGATGCCGCTCCTGAAGCGCCATTCGCTGGAGCCGCTTTTCGAAGAACGGCGCTAG
- a CDS encoding tellurite resistance TerB family protein: protein MIDAQRLLDQFLGTGQARPGGVGSTQGAGSGLPGGLDKILSGALGGSGGRGGGLGGSLGGLGGQIPTALAGGLAGYLLRGKNAKKLGGSAIKLGGLALVAGLGYKAWQNYQASQGGGAGAAGGFGSQGALPRPVPAGEVPSAQGTVFLPPESEADKRARLLLSAMIAAAKADGYIDAGEEQAIFGRIDELQLDPEEKGLLMDEMRRPRSIDDLVAEASAPEIAVEVYLASVLAVDADHPAERAYLAMLAARLGLEDSLVEEIRRTAEEAKTA from the coding sequence ATGATCGACGCGCAGCGACTTCTCGACCAGTTTCTCGGCACCGGGCAGGCAAGGCCCGGCGGCGTCGGAAGCACGCAAGGGGCCGGAAGCGGCCTGCCCGGCGGGCTGGACAAGATCCTGAGCGGAGCCCTTGGCGGGTCGGGCGGTCGCGGGGGCGGACTGGGCGGAAGCCTCGGCGGGCTGGGCGGCCAGATTCCCACCGCGCTCGCGGGCGGTCTGGCCGGCTATCTCCTGCGCGGCAAGAACGCCAAGAAGCTGGGCGGCAGCGCCATCAAGCTGGGCGGCCTCGCGCTGGTGGCGGGCCTCGGCTACAAGGCTTGGCAGAACTATCAGGCCAGCCAGGGCGGTGGCGCCGGCGCGGCAGGCGGCTTCGGCTCGCAAGGGGCGCTGCCGCGTCCGGTGCCGGCCGGCGAGGTTCCTTCCGCGCAGGGCACCGTCTTCCTGCCGCCCGAGAGCGAGGCGGACAAGCGCGCGCGCCTGCTCCTTTCCGCGATGATCGCCGCGGCCAAGGCGGACGGCTATATCGACGCCGGCGAGGAACAGGCGATCTTCGGGCGGATCGACGAGCTTCAGCTCGACCCGGAGGAAAAGGGCCTCCTGATGGACGAGATGCGCCGGCCCCGGAGCATCGACGATTTGGTGGCCGAGGCGAGCGCCCCGGAAATCGCCGTCGAGGTCTACCTGGCCTCGGTCCTGGCGGTGGATGCCGACCACCCGGCCGAGCGCGCCTATCTGGCCATGCTGGCCGCACGGCTCGGCCTGGAAGACAGCCTCGTGGAGGAAATCCGCCGCACGGCCGAGGAAGCGAAGACCGCCTGA